A genomic region of Oscillatoria salina IIICB1 contains the following coding sequences:
- a CDS encoding DUF433 domain-containing protein — MKLQQLKSQILNLSSSEKAEIIQILTESLSNGSSGITKTPGVVGGDACIAKTRIPVWSLINYCRLGASDAKILESFPQLSAADLVNAWAYAEAFPEEIEAAIEKNEAVMQESEAV; from the coding sequence ATGAAATTGCAACAATTAAAAAGTCAAATTCTTAACTTATCTTCCTCAGAAAAAGCTGAAATTATCCAAATACTGACAGAAAGTTTAAGCAACGGTTCAAGCGGAATTACTAAGACTCCCGGAGTGGTGGGAGGTGATGCTTGTATCGCTAAAACTCGGATTCCCGTTTGGTCGTTGATAAATTATTGTCGTCTTGGTGCTTCTGATGCGAAAATACTAGAAAGCTTTCCTCAGCTTTCTGCTGCTGATTTGGTAAATGCTTGGGCTTATGCTGAGGCATTTCCAGAAGAAATTGAAGCCGCAATCGAAAAAAATGAGGCAGTAATGCAAGAAAGTGAGGCGGTTTAA
- a CDS encoding DUF5615 family PIN-like protein: protein MANIYADEQFPLPVVKLLRAMGHNILTVQESGNAGFTDPEVLEFAVNNERVVLTQNRHDFVRLHRLEANHAGIIVCSVDRNVTSLARRINEAIEREETLRNKLIRVNRPQN from the coding sequence ATGGCAAATATTTATGCGGATGAACAATTTCCCTTACCTGTTGTGAAATTATTACGTGCTATGGGTCATAATATTCTTACAGTTCAAGAGTCAGGAAATGCTGGATTTACTGACCCCGAAGTATTAGAATTTGCTGTGAATAATGAGCGAGTAGTATTGACCCAGAATCGGCATGATTTTGTAAGATTACATCGCTTAGAAGCCAATCATGCGGGTATCATCGTTTGTTCAGTAGATCGAAATGTGACAAGTTTGGCAAGGCGAATTAATGAGGCTATTGAGCGAGAAGAAACTTTAAGAAATAAGTTAATTCGAGTCAACCGTCCGCAAAATTAA
- a CDS encoding DUF5615 family PIN-like protein, producing MALLYADENFPLPVVEFLRTFGHDVLTAQEAGNANLGIPDEDVLEFATNCDRAVLTGNRHDFVKLHSLQPNHAGIIVCSEDLNFERFARRIDEAIEREETLRNKLIRVNRPPN from the coding sequence TTGGCATTGCTTTATGCAGATGAGAATTTTCCTTTGCCAGTCGTAGAGTTTCTACGCACTTTTGGTCATGATGTTTTAACTGCACAAGAAGCGGGAAATGCTAACTTAGGAATTCCTGATGAAGATGTGTTAGAGTTTGCTACGAACTGCGATCGCGCAGTTTTGACAGGAAACCGTCACGACTTTGTAAAGCTGCATAGTTTACAGCCAAATCATGCTGGTATTATTGTTTGTTCTGAAGACCTTAATTTTGAGAGGTTTGCAAGGCGAATTGATGAGGCTATTGAGCGAGAAGAAACTTTAAGAAATAAGTTAATTCGAGTCAACCGTCCGCCAAATTAA